In one Lolium rigidum isolate FL_2022 chromosome 3, APGP_CSIRO_Lrig_0.1, whole genome shotgun sequence genomic region, the following are encoded:
- the LOC124697654 gene encoding uncharacterized protein LOC124697654, with the protein MSYYDRRGESSIVEAFTLSPLPYPVILILGMVALLLGVSWFFSYEDFMEDAAEQFSWILLGIPIALVLIIKWISSVDSFEGYFGFYPTERRWGGGGYQGAPSEGSSPWGVAVVVVLLLVLASYHSTFTDMWNPLIRS; encoded by the coding sequence ATGTCGTACTACGACCGGCGTGGGGAGTCGTCGATCGTGGAGGCGTTCACGCTGTCGCCGCTGCCGTACCCGGTGATCCTGATCCTGGGCATGGTGGCGCTGCTGCTGGGGGTGTCGTGGTTCTTCAGCTACGAGGACTTCATGGAGGATGCCGCGGAGCAGTTCAGCTGGATCCTCCTCGGCATCCCCATCGCGCTCGTCCTCATCATCAAGTGGATCTCCTCCGTCGACAGCTTCGAGGGATACTTCGGGTTCTACCCCACCGAGCGGCGCTGGGGAGGGGGCGGCTACCAGGGCGCACCCTCCGAGGGCAGCTCCCCGTGGGGCGTCGCCGTGGTCGTcgtgctcctcctcgtcctcgccagCTACCACTCCACCTTCACCGACATGTGGAATCCCCTGATACG